Proteins from a single region of Centropristis striata isolate RG_2023a ecotype Rhode Island chromosome 9, C.striata_1.0, whole genome shotgun sequence:
- the map2k2a gene encoding dual specificity mitogen-activated protein kinase kinase 2a: MPAKKRPVPLNITPIGEGQATSNTIDAASEANLEALQKKLGELDLDEQQRKRLEAFLTQKAQVGELKDEDFDPICELGAGNGGVVNKVRHKPSGLVMARKLIHLEIKPAIRNQIIRELQVLHECNSPYIVGFYGAFYSDGEISICMEHMDGGSLDQVLKEARRIPEEILGKVSIAVLRGLAYLREKHQIMHRDVKPSNILVNSRGEIKLCDFGVSGQLIDSMANSFVGTRSYMSPERLQGTHYSVQSDVWSMGLSLVELAIGRYPIPPPDAKELESIFGRAIMDGAEGEPHTNTQRPRPPGRPVSGHGMDSRPAMAIFELLDYIVNEPPPKLPLGVFTNDFQDFVTKCLIKNPAERADLKMLMSHTFIKRSEVEEVDFAGWLCKTMGLNQPSTPTRGTE; encoded by the exons ATGCCTGCTAAAAAAAGACCCGTTCCCCTGAACATAACGCCCATCGGGGAGGGACAGGCCACCTCCAACACCATTGATGCTGCATCTGA AGCCAACCTCGAGGCCTTACAGAAGAAACTGGGTGAGTTGGACTTGGACGAGCAACAGAGGAAACGACTGGAGGCCTTTCTGACCCAGAAAGCCCAGGTTGGGGAGCTAAAGGATGAGGACTTTGACCCCATATGCGAGTTGGGTGCTGGGAACGGAGGAGTGGTCAACAAGGTCCGCCACAAACCCTCGGGCTTGGTCATGGCTCGCAAG TTGATCCACCTGGAAATCAAACCTGCCATCAGAAACCAGATTATCAGAGAGCTGCAGGTGCTGCATGAATGCAACTCCCCTTACATTGTGGGCTTCTATGGGGCCTTTTACAGCGATGGGGAGATCAGCATCTGTATGGAGCACATG GATGGTGGATCCTTGGACCAGGTCCTGAAGGAGGCCAGAAGAATCCCAGAGGAAATCCTGGGAAAAGTTAGCATAGCT GTATTGAGGGGATTAGCCTACCTGCGAGAGAAGCATCAGATCATGCACAGAG ATGTCAAGCCCTCCAACATCCTGGTCAACTCTCGCGGGGAGATCAAACTGTGCGACTTCGGTGTGAGCGGCCAGCTCATAGATTCCATGGCCAACTCTTTTGTTGGAACGCGCTCCTACATGTCG CCGGAGAGACTGCAGGGCACTCACTACTCTGTTCAGTCTGACGTGTGGAGCATGGGTCTGTCCCTGGTGGAGCTGGCGATTGGCCGCTACCCCATCCCCCCACCAGACGCCAAAGAGCTGGAGTCCATCTTCGGACGGGCCATCATGGACGGGGCCGAGGGAGAGCCTCACACCAACACGCAGAGGCCCAGACCACCGGGCCGACCCGTCAGCG GACATGGGATGGACAGCAGACCTGCAATGGCCATCTTTGAACTTTTGGACTACATTGTGAATGAG CCGCCCCCTAAACTGCCACTTGGTGTCTTCACCAATGACTTCCAGGACTTTGTGACAAAATG TTTGATCAAAAACCCAGCTGAGAGGGCAGATCTGAAGATGCTGATG AGTCACACGTTCATCAAACGATCAGAAGTGGAAGAAGTGGACTTTGCCGGCTGGTTGTGCAAAACCATGGGCCTTAACCAGCCCAGTACTCCCACCCGCGGTACTGAGTGA